The following is a genomic window from Ignavibacteria bacterium.
AACAATAAGTTTTCCTCCGTCGGCAATTCCTTTTTGAATATACCACAGCGTTTTCTCTTGGGATTTTTTATTGATGACTGCTCCCATAAAATTTTTCATCTCCCACGGATAACCAACCGTGATTGATTCTGCGCGCTTCGTCAACAAATCAACAAACTTGTCATATACTTTTTCGTGAACAATTACGCGCGAACAAGCAGAGCATTTTTGTCCTTGAAAACCGAACGCCGCAACCGTAACTCCCGCCGCCGCTTCGTCTAAATCTACTCCTTCATCAATCACAATTGAATCTTTTCCTCCCATCTCTGCAACTACACGCTTCAACCAAATTTGTCCTTGCTGCACTTTCGCCGCTTCTTCGTTAATGTGAATTCCAACTTCTTTCGAACCGGTGAACGAAACAAATCGCGTTTTTGGATGACGCACAAGTGTATCACCAACTGCGCCGCCGGGACCAGTAACAAAATTTACAACACCAGCAGGCAATTTTATTTCTTCGAGCACTTCCATAAATGCGTACGCAATGCGCGGCGAATCAGAAGACGGTTTCAACACGACCGTATTTCCAGCAACAAGTGCAGCAGATGTCATTCCTGTTAAAATTGCAAGCGGAAAATTCCACGGCGGAATAACAACGCCAACGCCAAGCGGAATATATTCCATTCGCCCTTTTTCGCCCTTGTTTTTTACAACGGGCTGCGGCTTTCCGTAACGCAACATTTCGCGTCCGTAAAATTCGAGAAAGTCAATTGCTTCCGCAGTATCGCCATCCGCTTCAAGCCACGTTTTTCCAACTTCAAACATCATAATTGCGTTGAGTTCAAAACGTTTCTTGCGCATTACTTTTGCCGTTTTGAAAAGATACTCCGCGCGTTTTTGATACGGAACAAATTTCCACTCTTCAAATTTTTTCAACGCCGCATCCATTGCTTTGTTTGCAAGTTGCTCATTGCCTTTTTGAAACACGCCGACAATTTCCGATGAACGCGACGGATTATACGAATTGAATTTTTCTTTTGTAGAAATTTTTTCGCCGCCAATGATAATAGGAAATTCTTTTCCTAACTGCGATTGAACTTTTGCAATTGCGGCTTCTTGTTTTTTTCGATTACTCGGATTCGAGAAATCAGTGATTGGTTCGTTTTTAAATGGAGTGATGGGCATAAATAATTTTCTAATTTTAATAGATTTTCAAAACGGTTGATAATGCTTTTGATATTTTGTTCATTGAATCTTGCGAAAGCGAACCAATTCTTTTCACGAATCTTTCTTGTGAAACCGAACGCACTTGAAATGTATCTGCTGAAGAAATTTTTTCAAGACGATTGAGATTGTCGTTGTATATTTTTACCATCCAAGGAAATACTTGAAATTGTTCATTCCATTCAGTAATTGGTACGACTATTTTCAACGGAAGAACTCCCATTGCATCATCATTTACGATAACCGCTGGACGAATCTTTTTCATTTCAGCACCGATGGTCGGTTCAAGATTGATTAACCAAATCTCACTTCGTTTCATAAAAATCTTCACTATCAAGCGAAGTGAAAGCAGTTAAATCTTTATCGTGTAAATAAAAAGGAAGTGCCATTTTTGCGGCTTCCTCTAATTGAATTTCCTTTTCTTTTTTAGGGTACTGAAAATCTTCACGAACAAATTCTAACGCAGTTTCAATGACTGAAATGCACTCGCTTGTCGGTAATCTTTTAAGTTCTGTTAGTATTTCTGTTTGTGTCATAAACTATTCTATTCTAATTTAAATAAGTCGCCACGAATTACACAAATTATTTTCGTGTCAATTCGTGTAATTCGTGGCTAAAAAATTACTCCTTTATCTCATCAGTTTTTACTTCTGCTTACTTTCCTTCAATCTCATCAGCGAGTGAGTTCGCATCGTACACACTACGAAGACATTCCAGCATTCCCGCAGAATGAACTGCTACTGCGCGATTTGCAGTTTCATCGTACACAAATCTTCCAACAAGACTTTCAATGTTGCCGTCGAAAATTAAACCTACGAGTTCACCTTTCTTATTCACAACGGGCGAACCGGAATTTCCACCGATAATATCGCACGTTGAAACAAAATTGATTGGTGTCATTTGATTGACTTTACTTTTTCTTTCATCAAAACGTGCAGGTAATTCAAAGTCTCCTTTGTTATCGAAATCTGCAGAACGTGCATACATTCCAGCGATTGTTGTTTTAAACGGCGCTTTCGTTCCGTTCATAGAATAACCTTTCACGGTTCCGTAGGAGAGGCGAAGTGTGAAGGTTGCATCGGGATTTTTTTCTTTTCCATAAACAGCAAACCGCGCTTGTCCTATTTTTTCTCCATTGGTCGTAAGCACTGCGTCAATGTTATCTTCCTGCCATTTGCGATGTTCTCTTCCCATCGGATCAAAAGTTCGCGCAAACACAATCATCGGGTCATCAGATTTTGCGATTGCTTCTTCACCCCCTTCAATTAAATTTTTCCGAAACTCAACATCCGCAAGTTTCGTCGAAACAAGTTGATTCGCCGCTTCTTCGGGAGTTTTTCCATTTAACACCATTTTGATGAATGCATCATTTTTCCCGAGTGCTTCAATAATTTCTTTCGTGCGCGCTGCGATAATAAATTCTTCCAAATCCGGGTAAATTGGTGCGGGTGAAAGCAATTGAAACTTCAGCGATTGGAGTTGCGCGTCGTGATAACCATCGAGACGTTTGCCATCTTCTTTTTTTGTTTCCGTTACATAACGAACAATGTTCAATCCCAAACTGAAAAATCTTGAACCTGCGAGCGAATGATAAAAAATTTCTTTGTAACGCCCTGCAAGTTTTTTCTGCACGTTTTCGATGTTCTTCCATGCATTGCCGTACTTCTTTTTCCACTCTGAGTTTTTTGAGACAAGTCCACGAAAATCATCTTCTTCTTTTTGCTTTTTCGCAACAATATTTTTATCCATCAATCCTTGATATTCTCCCTTCGAAGCTTTCAAAGAATTTTCAAGTGAGAAAATTTGATTCTTTGCGCGGCGAGCATTTTCTTCATTCACTGCAGAGAATTTCTTTAATGCGTCAATTCGATACTGAAGTGTTTTAAGACGAAATGGATAAGCATAGTCAC
Proteins encoded in this region:
- a CDS encoding aldehyde dehydrogenase family protein, producing the protein MPITPFKNEPITDFSNPSNRKKQEAAIAKVQSQLGKEFPIIIGGEKISTKEKFNSYNPSRSSEIVGVFQKGNEQLANKAMDAALKKFEEWKFVPYQKRAEYLFKTAKVMRKKRFELNAIMMFEVGKTWLEADGDTAEAIDFLEFYGREMLRYGKPQPVVKNKGEKGRMEYIPLGVGVVIPPWNFPLAILTGMTSAALVAGNTVVLKPSSDSPRIAYAFMEVLEEIKLPAGVVNFVTGPGGAVGDTLVRHPKTRFVSFTGSKEVGIHINEEAAKVQQGQIWLKRVVAEMGGKDSIVIDEGVDLDEAAAGVTVAAFGFQGQKCSACSRVIVHEKVYDKFVDLLTKRAESITVGYPWEMKNFMGAVINKKSQEKTLWYIQKGIADGGKLIV
- a CDS encoding type II toxin-antitoxin system PemK/MazF family toxin → MKRSEIWLINLEPTIGAEMKKIRPAVIVNDDAMGVLPLKIVVPITEWNEQFQVFPWMVKIYNDNLNRLEKISSADTFQVRSVSQERFVKRIGSLSQDSMNKISKALSTVLKIY
- a CDS encoding S46 family peptidase, with the protein product MFNFTLFIKRMTLFVFATILVSSFATSDEGMWTFDNPPLKQLKEKYGFEPTKEWLDHIRLSSVRFNDGGSGSFISPNGLVLTNHHVALGQLSKVSSKEKDYVKNGFYAATSAEEIKCPDLELNVLISMEDVTNRVKGVVKSSMSDKEALEARKAEIAKIEKENMNEEKKIRADIVTLYQGGEYWVYRYQKYTDIRLVMAPEQQAAFFGGDPDNFTFPRYDLDMAYFRVYENDKPIRSEHYLTWNKNGAGEDELVFVSGHPGSTNRLHTMAQMMFNRDYAYPFRLKTLQYRIDALKKFSAVNEENARRAKNQIFSLENSLKASKGEYQGLMDKNIVAKKQKEEDDFRGLVSKNSEWKKKYGNAWKNIENVQKKLAGRYKEIFYHSLAGSRFFSLGLNIVRYVTETKKEDGKRLDGYHDAQLQSLKFQLLSPAPIYPDLEEFIIAARTKEIIEALGKNDAFIKMVLNGKTPEEAANQLVSTKLADVEFRKNLIEGGEEAIAKSDDPMIVFARTFDPMGREHRKWQEDNIDAVLTTNGEKIGQARFAVYGKEKNPDATFTLRLSYGTVKGYSMNGTKAPFKTTIAGMYARSADFDNKGDFELPARFDERKSKVNQMTPINFVSTCDIIGGNSGSPVVNKKGELVGLIFDGNIESLVGRFVYDETANRAVAVHSAGMLECLRSVYDANSLADEIEGK